In the genome of Sciurus carolinensis chromosome 3, mSciCar1.2, whole genome shotgun sequence, one region contains:
- the Tnfrsf13b gene encoding tumor necrosis factor receptor superfamily member 13B translates to MGSCPKEQYWDSLLKSCISCKSTCDHRSLRPCTAFCKSLSCHKEQGKYYDHLLRDCISCISICGQHPKQCEYFCENKLRSQVNLPPELRRQQTGETETRSDNSGRYQGLEHRGSEAGPVLLGSKLSPEQLALVYSTLGLCLCAIVCCFLVALACFLKRRGDPLSSQPPKGPCRARIKSSQDAAMEAGSCAGAPPEPVETCSFCFPERRAPTQESAGVLGIPDAAGRGCGVHHAGTASPQPWARTANGGFGVVCAPALDGVPGE, encoded by the exons ATGGGATCCTGCCCCAAAGAGCAGTACTGGGACTCTCTGCTGAAGAGCTGCATCTCCTGCAAGTCGACCTGTGACCATCGGAGCCTGCGCCCCTGCACAGCCTTCTGCA AGTCACTCAGTTGCCACAAGGAGCAAGGCAAATATTATGACCATCTCCTGAGAGATTGCATCAGTTGCATCTCCATCTGTGGACAGCACCCCAAGCAATGTGAATATTTCTGTGAGAACAAACTCAGAAGTCAAGTGAACCTTCCACCAGAACTCAGGAGGCAGCAGACTGGGGAGACGGAAACCAGGTCAGATAACTCGGGAAGGTACCAAGGACTGGAGCACAGAGGCTCAGAGGCAGGTCCAG TCCTTCTAGGATCGAAGCTGAGCCCCGAACAGCTGGCCCTAGTCTACAGCACACTAGGGCTCTGCCTCTGCGCCATAGTCTGTTGCTTCCTGGTGGCGTTGGCCTGCTTCCTCAAGAGGAGGGGAGATCCACTCTCCAGCCAGCCCCCCAAGGGGCCGTGCAGAGCCCGGATCAAGTCCTCCCAGG ACGCCGCGATGGAAGCTGGGAGCTGTGCGGGGGCGCCGCCCGAACCGGTGGAGACTTGCAGTTTCTGCTTCCCGGAGCGCAGGGCGCCCACCCAGGAGAGCGCGGGCGTGCTGGGGATTCCGGATGCCGCGGGCCGGGGCTGCGGGGTGCACCACGCGGGGACCGCCTCCCCGCAGCCCTGGGCGCGCACTGCCAATGGCGGTTTTGGCGTCGTGTGCGCGCCCGCCCTGGACGGGGTTCCTGGCGAATGA